In the Populus trichocarpa isolate Nisqually-1 chromosome 1, P.trichocarpa_v4.1, whole genome shotgun sequence genome, TTATTAAATATAGTTCGGGTCGTGATCTGTGCTGCacaagttaaattaattaaaacaaatttattatattttatttttaaaaattaaaaatgatatcatttattttttttaaaaaaattaaactagatcttaactgaattttaattaaatcgaTAATATATAACTTAATTCATCAAGTTatctaagttaatttttatctattttttaaaacccggcTTGAATTAgggtattgtttgtttttactaaaagtgttttaaaaaaattaaattttttaatatttttaaattattttgatatattaatattaaaaataaaatttaaaaattattatttcaatatatttttaaataaaaaataattttaaaaacaatactaCGAAATACTAAACTGGACGTAGGTTTGAGTTGCCCTGGTTTCATGAAAGTGGATTGGATGAGGAACCtaaaaagaaggggaaaaagttaaagaatttataaaataataaaagtagaAGAGCAAAAATAGAACAAGAGTGAGTGAAAGAGAAGAACTAGACGGAGGAGAGTGAAAAGAGGCTGGTCAGTCTCCTGTGAATGCTCAGAACCTGCCACCACCTTGTCTCTTCTTCTTAACTAAGTCTTAAACTCTCTAAACTCACCAGTCACCACCTTCCTCCATTTTTGGATTAATTAACAAGGACAAAATCCAAGTGAACCACACACTCTCTGTCATAAGTCCTCCACCCCCACCTTCTTGTTCCTGTAATGGTGGAGACTTTCTGTGTTTCCTTTACATGGTACCCATTTTTATAACCTCAACTACTCCCTTTCTTTGTCCCTTTGTCTCCATGTTCCTTTCTTGACCTTTTTTAGCTAGTTAGCTAGCTAGTTTCTttagctttctttctttctttcttgctatTACTAGCAACTTGATCACAGAGATAGTAACACGAAAAATAAAGAGTACCCATGTTGAGTTCTTAGCTTCTTGTTGATTCTTGTTTTACTTTTAGAGGGAAGGGTGTGTTCAGCTGAGAGAGAATCACCTTCTTAAGGTACTTtactttcttctccttttcagtTCTTTTTTGAAGGAAATAACAAACCTTTGTATTAACAGTTAAGAAAAACGTATAAGCATGTTTCTTGAAGGCTTCTTGTGGATCTGTTGAAGTTTTCTTTGGGGGTTTGTGCTTTATTGGTTAAATAAACAAAGAGCAAAGAAGAAAGGCTGTAAAAAGCTGGTTTCTTGTTGGAAAATATTGATTCTTGCACTCGAATTTATGTTGTTTGAAAGAGGTAAGCTTTGCTTATCTAACCACTAGACGAAAAATAGTGCACACAAGTAAGCTTTGTATTTGTGACTTTCTTACACCATCTTCTTGGAAGAAATCTTGTTATatgttggtgtttgattttgggATTGTAATGATTTGCTGTGTCTTTTTCACAtgggatttttgaatttttatttgctttttcaaacgtgtttattgtttaatttttgtttttacacttATTTTTCCCTCTGCAAGCTAATTCTTTTAAATGGAATTTAGAGTAGTTACCCCATGCTCTGTTTCCTCTAATTTGTGAATCAGGAAAATtgcccttaattttttatcatgtctTGAAGAATCTTCTAAGTTCTTCAGTGGTTCTGCAGATTACTATAAGTTCATGAAAATGTTGCTACCTGGTTCCATTGTGGACACCATTTTCTGTCAGATTGGCAGCCTGTCTTTTCAttttcacaaaataaatattgaaatgatgaGTCCATGTGTGGAAGTAGAGCTTTTTGGGGCCTAATGTTGATATTTTGATGAGGCTGACAGCTTTATGAAATGATGTTTATGCCTTTTCAACAATCCCATCACTCTAAATCTATTTCTGCCCATTTCTTTTGTGTCTGAGATATTTGCAGGTTGTTtgttgattataaataaaaatggctAATGGATCACCAAAGCACCACCATCAGCTAGAAGCGAAGAGAAAGCGCCTAACTTGGATTGTTGGGGTCAGTGGCCTTTGcgttttgttttatgttttgggaGCTTGGCAGCATTCCGCCCCACTCACAAATCTGACTCAGTCCATCACTAAAGCAGACTGTGATGTTTCAAATCGTGCCGCGGTTAGTTCTAATCCATCAACATCTTCATCATCAGTTGCCTTGGATTTTGATAGCCATCATCAGAGTCAGATCAACAATACTACTTCAGTTAATGAGTTTCCACCATGCGACATGTCCTTTAGTGAGTACGCTCCTTGCCAAGATACTCAAAGGGGAAGGAAATTTGATAGGAACATGTTGAAATATAGAGAGAGGCATTGCCCAACAAAGGATGAATTACTCCTTTGCTTGATACCTGCTCCGCCTAAATACAAGACCCCTTTTAAATGGCCTCAAAGCCGTGATTATGCCTGGTATGATAATATTCCCCATAAAGAACTTAGTATTGAAAAGGCTGTGCAGAATTGGATTCAAGTTGAGGGTGACCGATTTAGATTCCCTGGTGGAGGCACCATGTTCCCGCGTGGAGCTGATGCTTATATTGATGACATTAATGAGCTCATTCCTCTTACTGATGGAAGCATCAGAACTGCAATTGACACAGGCTGCGGTGTAAGTTAATTGCCAAAATATCAAGTTTTCTATTCAACTTCTGTTTTCAAATCCTATCCAAATATCTTAAGGTACATTTGTTCTATGAGAATTAGCAGCATTCTAGGTCTTATGTGTATTGTTCTTGTCCTTTTTGTGGATGTTAAGGTTGCGAGTTGGGGTGCGTACCTGTTGAAGAGGGACATTATATCAATGTCTTTTGCACCAAGGGATACACATGAAGCACAGGTCTGGTTTGCGTTGGAGAGGGGAGTTCCTGGTATGATTGGTATCATGGCTTCGCAAAGGCTTCCTTACCCAGCAAGGGCTTTTGACATGGCTCATTGTTCCCGTTGCTTGATACCGTGGCATAAATATGGTATGCCCTTGATTTTACCTTGCACTTGTGTTGAATAACACGTGAAGCATGGATTTCTGCCCCCCAAGATAGTTTGATAAAAATGGAGCTCAATCACGACCAcaaatttttcatttatcaatGTGGTTCAACCAAACTTCTATTGATCCAAGtatgttgttttctttcatttcacagaTGGTATGTATCTAATTGAAGTGGATAGAGTTTTAAGGCCTGGTGGCTACTGGATTCTATCTGGTCCTCCTATTCACTGGAAGAAACACTGGAAAGGTTGGGAAAGAACCCAAGAAGACTTGAAGCAAGAGCAGGATGCTATTGAGGATGTAGCCAAGCGCCTGTGCTGGAAGAAAGTGGTTGAAAAGGATGATCTTTCAGTCTGGCAAAAGCCCCTGAACCACATTGATTGTATTGCAAGCAGGAAGACCTATAAAACACCACATATATGCAAATCAGACAATCCAGATGCTGGCTGGTATTCTTTAAATATACACATCTTAATTCATAGTGTTCCGTATACTAATTTGATATGCTAACACCTTTGATTTGACACCTCTACCAAAAAAGGTACAAAGAAATGGAAGTTTGCATAACTCCATTACCAGAAGTAAGCAGCTCGGATGAAGTAGCTGGTGGTGCCGTGGAGAAATGGCCAGCACGTGCATTCGCAATCCCTCCAAGAATTCGCAGTGGTTCAATACCAGGAATCACTGCTGAGAAATTCAAGGAGGACAATAATCTGTGGAAGGATAGAGTGACAAATTATAAGCATATCATTAGTCCTCTCACCAAAGGCAGATACAGGAACATAATGGACATGAATGCACAGCTTGGAGGATTTGCTGCAGCCTTGGCAAAATATCCAGTGTGGGTTATGAATGTGGTTCCTGCCAATTCAAATCCAGACACACTTGGTGTGATCTATGAACGAGGTTTCATTGGAACATATCAAGATTGGTGTGAGGCAGTCTCAACATATCCAAGAACATACGATCTCATCCATGCTGGTGGGGTGTTTAGTATATATCAGGACAGGTAACACTTGAATTCTGAAAAAAGCTATTTTTGATCGCCATGATCTTGCAAGTCACAATCTCGTGATTGAATATGTCTTCATTTTTTTGTATTCAAGGTGTGACATAACCCACATTCTGCTGGAGATGGATAGAATTCTGAGGCCAGAAGGGACAGTGATATTCAGGGATACAGTAGAGGTTCTTGTGAAGATTCAGACCATAACAAATGGCATGAGGTGGAAGAGCCAAATTATGGACCATGAAAGTGGACCTTTTAACCCAGAGAAAATTCTTGTTGCTGTCAAAACTTACTGGACTGGtgaaaagaagcaaaaacaaaaggagtagCCATAGTAGTGTAATTTCTTACTCTTCCAGAAAccccttttcatttcctttctatcttttcctttcttttttggtgACCATCATGTTGAATCGGATTATTTGTCAAGGATATATATCCTTGTGGATGAGAAAACGGATAGGCTTTTCCTCCATGTTAACGAAGATAAATTTACCCCCCCGTGTTTCTTCTCATCTTTTATCGTCATAGTGATAGTTTGGACTAGGTCAAGGTAAGAGAATATGAGATATTGTTTATCACAGAATATAGATTTTCTTTTTGAGTTCTTACATCATTTTGCAAGCTCACAAGAACATTCTTTTAAGTCATAAATCCAGACCACTCATAGTCATTGTTATCAACTGCAATCCATGATGATGACTGAACAAggtgaaatattggccaaatgTAAGCCATAGCCATCCTCCATTCAATCAAACTATAATGTCATTAAGCTTGATAGGTTTTGGACTATAGGGAATtgaacctggaaaaaaaaaaaagaagcctgATTAGAGGACTTGATTAAAAAGAGGTTTGGGTTACCAGGTCCACTCGTGGGTCATTGAGTCAATttagatcaattattttttattaaaataaagctattttgtttgttttttttttaattttcttcagtTTTGACTCGACCATGTTTGACAAGTCAaccaaatcattaaaaatttgatcaaattaactaaGTTTGACTATCTCGATACTTTTTTTGaaatatctttttcaatttaacttgaAACTCAACTCTAATATGCTTGGGATGCAGGTTTTTTGGATTAACCTATTGAGTCGAGTTTGGTTTAACAATTATGAAACTCTTACCTCTTGAGATCTTCATTCTATTTATCCCAAGATGTGAACCTAAAGCCATAAAGTAAAAATCAAGTCTTAACCGTTGGGACATCTTCTTAAGAACAAAACACCTTCTTCTACAAGAAGTTGGAAGAGGCAAGATGGCTGATGAGATTATCTTGTGCACAATGAAGAAAAACCTGAGGAACCAACATTTTGATTTGGTTAACAATCAATGCTTGCTGAAGTAATCCATGGAGAGAGCCACTCCCAAACTCCCCAGCAAGTGCACTACTTTTAACCTTAGGATTTGTCAGGCCATCATCTATATGATGTTAAAATATGCCATAACATAGCAAAATGTTGTCAGGCTAGGTTGTGTTCTTAAGCTTGTAGTGCCTTTTTTAACCAAAAGTGAAGAACTTGTTATTGCTACTGCATGTTAATtacttaaatgtttttaaataaactctCTTTGCTGGATGCAaggttcttttagttttttttgttatggtttttttttttaattctcatgtgaccattgcaaaaaaaaaaaaaaggtctagctttttgtttgttaagtTAGGTTAGGTTTTgtcttgaataatttattgagttaatttattttttcaatttcattccttgatttttttatatattaagtttgattcttatttttttaattgtaatgtatttggtcttggatcatttattaagttaattgtttttttcaatttcatacctttacactttgtttttatattagatttggtctttattattttgattgtgatGTTTTCAATCTTGAattctttattgaattaatttatctttggaTTTCATCTATTGACAATATATTTGTATATCAAatatggtcctcattcttttgattgttatttttagttgctatcattttcttaattgaaattgtttttcaatttcatcccttatgatttggttttttttttgtgtgttaaatttgttttatttcttttcaaatctacattttttaaatttgttttttcaagtttatcgctaattattttggttggtttagaattttacattgttatttttttcggGTTTGCCTTTTACATTATGATTCAGCCGCATaatctgtataaaaaaaaaactcaatatttttcaaaaatacttttacactacaaaaacaaacagtgctTAAGTGCCCAAGTGCCCAAGTGAGTGCGTATTTTTGTATTGGAacttacttttcaaagtgttttttgctgaaaaagatcaaattaatgtttttttgtgtttttagatgattttgatgtgtcgatgcaaaaaataaaaaagatataaaaaaatcattttaatatattttcaattaaaaaatactttgtatcacaatactaaatatatattattttttatttaagactAAATTTTACaagtataattttatatagactTGGTGTATTTAaacttcaaagtttttttttgttttttgcaaggTGGTTTTTAAGGTTTTAAGAGATACAGCAAACCTCTTTAATCACCAAACT is a window encoding:
- the LOC7480356 gene encoding probable methyltransferase PMT17, with protein sequence MANGSPKHHHQLEAKRKRLTWIVGVSGLCVLFYVLGAWQHSAPLTNLTQSITKADCDVSNRAAVSSNPSTSSSSVALDFDSHHQSQINNTTSVNEFPPCDMSFSEYAPCQDTQRGRKFDRNMLKYRERHCPTKDELLLCLIPAPPKYKTPFKWPQSRDYAWYDNIPHKELSIEKAVQNWIQVEGDRFRFPGGGTMFPRGADAYIDDINELIPLTDGSIRTAIDTGCGVASWGAYLLKRDIISMSFAPRDTHEAQVWFALERGVPGMIGIMASQRLPYPARAFDMAHCSRCLIPWHKYDGMYLIEVDRVLRPGGYWILSGPPIHWKKHWKGWERTQEDLKQEQDAIEDVAKRLCWKKVVEKDDLSVWQKPLNHIDCIASRKTYKTPHICKSDNPDAGWYKEMEVCITPLPEVSSSDEVAGGAVEKWPARAFAIPPRIRSGSIPGITAEKFKEDNNLWKDRVTNYKHIISPLTKGRYRNIMDMNAQLGGFAAALAKYPVWVMNVVPANSNPDTLGVIYERGFIGTYQDWCEAVSTYPRTYDLIHAGGVFSIYQDRCDITHILLEMDRILRPEGTVIFRDTVEVLVKIQTITNGMRWKSQIMDHESGPFNPEKILVAVKTYWTGEKKQKQKE